From a single Acidobacteriota bacterium genomic region:
- the coaE gene encoding dephospho-CoA kinase (Dephospho-CoA kinase (CoaE) performs the final step in coenzyme A biosynthesis.) — MLKVGLTGSIAVGKSYVVSVFAELGCVTFDADKIAHSVMEPNASAYRDVIREFGEGVLAENKTIDRVKLGAIVFADAIRRQRLNEIVHPRVIEEQNRLLSDIEAANPEAIVIIDAALMIESGGYKRFDKLIVVFCDRETQVERLMKRNQISREDAERRIAAQMSSDEKRQYADYEIDTTGTMEETRERVIAVYEKLKALLN; from the coding sequence ATGTTGAAAGTGGGACTGACAGGCAGCATCGCGGTTGGCAAAAGTTATGTGGTGTCGGTGTTTGCCGAACTCGGCTGCGTCACCTTTGACGCCGATAAAATCGCCCATTCGGTGATGGAACCGAATGCTTCGGCTTACAGGGATGTGATACGCGAATTCGGTGAAGGGGTGCTTGCGGAAAACAAAACCATTGACCGGGTGAAACTTGGCGCGATTGTGTTTGCCGATGCCATACGAAGACAACGGCTCAATGAAATCGTTCACCCGCGCGTCATTGAAGAACAGAACCGCTTGCTTAGCGACATCGAAGCCGCCAATCCCGAGGCGATTGTGATTATCGATGCGGCATTGATGATTGAATCGGGCGGCTACAAACGCTTTGACAAATTGATTGTGGTGTTTTGCGACCGCGAAACTCAGGTCGAACGCTTGATGAAGCGCAATCAAATCAGCCGCGAAGATGCCGAACGCCGCATCGCCGCGCAAATGTCATCGGATGAAAAACGCCAATACGCCGATTATGAAATCGATACCACCGGAACGATGGAAGAGACCCGCGAGCGGGTCATAGCGGTTTACGAAAAATTGAAAGCCTTACTCAATTGA
- a CDS encoding M20 family metallopeptidase, with translation MSNSEKPGKALLSYFSERQSEILEFIRWLVEQESMSRVPDATTRIAENLAERLSAHGATVDLLRDEKFGATLRARYFHTLDPCAKQLLIVGHLDTVWPIGTLAKMPYRVEGDQAYGPGIFDMKAGVTLATFAMLALKELGRKTQRPITFLMTCDEETGSHFSRPVIEEEAQNAHAALVLEPPIPGGIVKTGRKGVGEFELTIRGRSAHAGNDIHKGISAVTELAHQILAINKIADFARGTTLNVGVVEGGVLSNVVAAEARAAVDMRFNVIEEGYRVEEAMRALTPVIDGAQLEIKGGINRPPLERTDAIATLFAHAKNLAAEIDYDLQEGQVGGGSDGNFIAAMGVPVLDGLGVDGAGAHATHEHITLSDIPRRAALVTRLIETV, from the coding sequence ATGTCAAATAGTGAAAAACCCGGCAAAGCATTGCTTTCTTACTTTAGCGAAAGACAAAGTGAAATTCTTGAATTCATCCGCTGGCTGGTCGAACAGGAATCCATGTCGCGAGTGCCTGATGCGACCACGCGCATCGCTGAAAATTTAGCCGAGCGATTGAGCGCGCACGGCGCAACCGTCGATTTGCTGCGCGATGAAAAATTCGGCGCGACGCTTCGCGCCCGTTACTTTCACACCCTTGACCCTTGCGCCAAACAACTGCTTATCGTCGGACACCTTGATACCGTTTGGCCCATCGGCACGCTTGCAAAAATGCCTTATCGCGTCGAAGGTGACCAAGCTTATGGCCCGGGTATTTTCGACATGAAAGCCGGGGTGACGCTTGCCACGTTTGCGATGCTGGCGCTCAAAGAATTAGGGCGTAAAACTCAACGCCCGATCACTTTTTTGATGACCTGCGATGAAGAAACCGGCAGCCATTTTTCCCGTCCCGTTATTGAAGAAGAAGCGCAAAACGCGCACGCCGCCCTGGTGTTGGAACCGCCAATTCCGGGTGGCATCGTGAAGACCGGACGCAAAGGTGTCGGCGAATTTGAACTCACGATTCGCGGACGTTCGGCGCACGCCGGTAATGATATTCATAAAGGCATCAGCGCCGTCACCGAACTCGCGCATCAGATTTTAGCCATCAATAAAATTGCCGATTTTGCGCGCGGCACGACACTCAATGTCGGCGTCGTCGAAGGCGGCGTGCTTTCAAACGTTGTCGCCGCCGAAGCGCGCGCTGCGGTTGATATGCGTTTCAATGTTATCGAAGAGGGCTATCGTGTCGAAGAAGCCATGCGCGCGCTCACCCCGGTTATCGACGGCGCGCAACTGGAAATCAAAGGCGGCATCAATCGTCCGCCGCTTGAACGCACTGATGCGATTGCCACGCTCTTTGCGCATGCTAAAAATTTAGCAGCCGAAATTGATTACGATTTACAGGAAGGGCAGGTCGGCGGCGGCTCTGACGGTAATTTCATTGCGGCGATGGGGGTGCCGGTGTTGGACGGCTTAGGGGTTGACGGAGCAGGCGCTCATGCGACGCACGAACACATTACCCTGAGCGACATTCCGCGTCGCGCCGCCTTGGTTACACGGCTGATTGAAACAGTCTGA
- a CDS encoding TlpA disulfide reductase family protein — translation MNRISKTIITSLMIAALVSLTNAQQNAVFTTPAGETISLSTLRGQVVVLVFGGVSDPQCREEFKALQTLADKYANSKVAVFWVSIDAPASVSDAELKAPCGPAGSVKVVRDASRAAFKQFGGKQLPTIVILDKAGNVAGQPRGGFNPNAAFINSISDLIDGLL, via the coding sequence TTGAACAGAATTTCTAAAACGATTATCACCAGTTTAATGATTGCGGCACTGGTCAGTTTAACCAACGCGCAGCAAAACGCCGTGTTTACAACGCCTGCGGGTGAAACTATTTCATTGAGTACGCTACGTGGACAAGTTGTCGTGCTGGTTTTCGGCGGCGTTTCTGACCCACAATGCCGCGAAGAATTCAAAGCTTTACAGACGCTTGCAGATAAATATGCCAATAGCAAAGTCGCGGTTTTCTGGGTGAGCATAGACGCACCGGCAAGCGTTTCCGACGCCGAGTTGAAAGCGCCTTGCGGTCCCGCAGGTTCCGTTAAAGTGGTGCGCGACGCCAGCCGGGCAGCGTTCAAACAATTTGGTGGAAAACAATTGCCAACCATCGTGATTTTAGACAAGGCGGGGAATGTCGCGGGCCAACCGCGCGGCGGGTTCAATCCGAACGCCGCTTTCATCAACAGCATCAGCGACCTGATTGACGGATTGCTCTAA
- a CDS encoding nucleotidyltransferase family protein, with product MISAILLAAGESRRMGEFKQLLPFGEKTFVESCVDNLLASSIDELIVVTGHREADVRRALAKRPIKSVFNAQHRQGMSSSIQCGVEAASQNATAYLIALVDQPQINIAIINQLIEAYQQTDALIAIPVYQESRGHPILLSAKLKKEILSITPEIGLKAVITAHRNETLYVKVTDQGVLLDFDYPEDFERIKR from the coding sequence ATGATTTCAGCGATACTGTTAGCCGCAGGCGAGTCGCGGCGCATGGGCGAGTTCAAACAACTTCTACCGTTTGGCGAAAAAACGTTTGTCGAAAGTTGCGTCGATAATTTACTCGCCTCATCAATTGATGAATTGATTGTTGTGACCGGACATCGCGAAGCCGATGTGCGTCGCGCGCTTGCCAAGCGACCAATCAAAAGCGTTTTCAATGCCCAGCACCGGCAAGGCATGAGTTCATCCATTCAATGCGGTGTTGAAGCCGCAAGCCAAAATGCGACGGCTTACCTGATTGCTTTAGTTGACCAACCGCAAATCAATATCGCCATCATCAATCAACTGATCGAGGCTTACCAACAAACCGATGCCTTGATTGCCATTCCGGTTTATCAGGAAAGCAGAGGGCATCCGATTCTATTGTCGGCAAAACTTAAAAAAGAAATCCTCAGCATTACTCCCGAAATCGGTTTGAAAGCAGTGATCACGGCGCACAGAAATGAAACGCTTTATGTCAAAGTCACTGACCAGGGTGTGCTTTTAGATTTTGATTACCCGGAAGATTTTGAGCGGATAAAGCGATAA
- a CDS encoding GNAT family N-acetyltransferase has protein sequence MQNQNFLVTTERLILRDFQESDWQRFVELHNDSSVKNNFLSFQLNDDYIQRSFESGFLSKEQNPRLNYFLAIVLKEQETIIGTCSISGTLAGYENTGIGWHVESSYTGKGYATESAGELLRLGFHKHNVERVIAECFADNRASRRVMEKNGMTIVSSGLLTRWIRGAYYGEKKPIVRYQINRAEWFAKNSSNK, from the coding sequence ATGCAAAATCAAAATTTCCTGGTTACGACCGAACGGTTAATACTTCGTGATTTTCAAGAAAGCGATTGGCAACGTTTTGTTGAACTCCATAACGACTCTTCCGTAAAAAACAACTTTCTTTCCTTTCAATTAAACGATGACTATATTCAACGGTCTTTTGAAAGCGGCTTTCTGTCTAAAGAGCAAAATCCCCGTTTAAATTATTTTCTTGCGATAGTATTAAAGGAACAAGAAACGATTATTGGAACCTGTTCAATTAGTGGCACACTCGCCGGTTATGAAAACACTGGCATTGGCTGGCATGTGGAGAGTTCATATACAGGCAAAGGTTATGCAACGGAATCTGCCGGTGAACTATTAAGGCTCGGCTTTCATAAACATAATGTTGAGCGGGTTATTGCCGAATGTTTTGCGGATAATCGTGCATCAAGGCGGGTAATGGAAAAAAATGGGATGACCATAGTTTCCAGTGGCTTATTAACTCGCTGGATAAGAGGAGCGTATTACGGCGAGAAAAAGCCAATTGTTCGGTACCAAATTAACAGAGCGGAGTGGTTCGCTAAAAATTCTTCAAATAAATAA
- the secA gene encoding preprotein translocase subunit SecA: MTAIFNKVATKIFGSANERLLKRLYPIVDEINALEPQVQKMTDDELRARTAEFREQVERQLAEAEISGTSPDERQQSLRRAIDEALDEILPEAFAIVREASRRATGMRHFDVQLIGGMVLHRGMIAEMKTGEGKTLVATLPAYLNALAGRGVHIVTVNDYLAKRDTEWMGKIYRFLGLTVGCIQHDMTDEERKAAYGADITYGTNNELGFDYLRDNMKFDPTMMVHRNFNFAIVDEVDSILIDEARTPLIIAGSSEDSTEKYYIANDCIVRMKAEQSKLVAEIKSKEGDVDLKQDPRLLYHVDEKQHQATLTESGVDMAEKFCQVGNLYDPANMELLHCVEQSLKAHSLYHLDKQYIVKDGEVIIVDEFTGRVMPGRRWSDGLHQGVEAKENVKIEAENQTLATITLQNYFRMYAKLAGMTGTAETEASEFANIYKLDVAVIPTNRENQRKDFSDVIYRTEREKWNAAAEEIKQLHEKGQPVLVGTVSVENSEVLSDKLKKMRVPHNVLNAKPEHAGREADIVAQAGRKGQVTIATNMAGRGTDILLGGNPEFLAKQFLKEKEINPEEATEGQMNAALERAKDITETEHQEVIQLGGLHILGTERHESRRIDNQLRGRSGRQGDPGSSRFYLSLEDDLMRIFGGERIKGIMLRLGMDEGVPIESGLVSKRIEAAQKSVEGHNFSIRKHLLEYDDVMNKQREAIYAMRRQLLMGFEGETIEERNDNQREHVLETAHELFDDMIDEYLSKDMRPDEWDFTGLKDQLRATFGYDADSEGWHLENMGIEEVRQKLWPEIEKKYGEKEVQLGAEALRSLERYIMLNIVDAQWKDHLLALDHLKEGIGLRGYGQKDPLVEYKRDSFALFQDMLYRINNESVRYLFNFQVQVTESVEQQLLERRRRQRRGRVAFTKANESAFAAGEEEEAKPFRNKEPRVGRNEPCPCGSGKKYKKCHGAE; encoded by the coding sequence ATGACAGCGATTTTCAATAAAGTGGCAACCAAAATATTCGGCAGCGCCAACGAGCGATTGCTCAAACGCCTCTATCCCATTGTTGATGAAATCAATGCCCTTGAACCACAAGTGCAAAAAATGACCGATGATGAGTTGCGCGCCCGCACCGCAGAGTTTCGCGAACAGGTCGAGCGTCAACTTGCCGAAGCCGAAATCAGCGGCACCTCTCCCGATGAGCGACAACAATCTTTGCGCCGGGCGATTGACGAAGCGTTGGATGAAATTTTGCCCGAAGCTTTCGCTATCGTCCGCGAAGCGTCGCGCCGCGCCACCGGCATGCGCCATTTCGATGTGCAGTTAATCGGCGGTATGGTTTTGCATCGCGGCATGATTGCTGAAATGAAAACCGGTGAAGGTAAAACCCTGGTCGCGACGCTTCCGGCATACCTCAACGCGCTTGCCGGGCGCGGCGTTCACATCGTCACCGTAAACGATTACCTTGCCAAACGCGATACCGAATGGATGGGCAAAATTTATCGCTTTCTCGGTCTCACTGTCGGTTGCATTCAACACGATATGACCGATGAAGAACGCAAAGCCGCATACGGAGCCGACATCACCTATGGCACCAACAACGAACTGGGTTTCGATTACCTGCGCGACAACATGAAATTTGACCCGACCATGATGGTGCATCGCAATTTCAATTTCGCCATCGTTGACGAAGTCGACTCCATCCTGATTGACGAAGCGCGCACCCCGCTCATCATTGCAGGCTCTTCGGAAGATTCAACCGAAAAATATTACATCGCCAATGATTGCATCGTGCGCATGAAAGCTGAACAGAGCAAACTGGTTGCTGAAATTAAAAGTAAGGAAGGCGATGTCGATTTGAAACAAGACCCGCGCCTGCTTTATCACGTCGATGAGAAGCAGCATCAGGCGACGCTTACGGAATCAGGGGTGGATATGGCGGAAAAATTCTGTCAGGTCGGCAATCTCTATGACCCTGCGAATATGGAACTCCTGCATTGTGTTGAACAATCGCTCAAAGCTCACAGCCTTTATCATCTTGACAAACAATACATCGTTAAAGACGGCGAAGTGATTATCGTTGACGAATTCACCGGGCGTGTGATGCCCGGTCGTCGTTGGAGCGATGGACTCCATCAAGGCGTTGAAGCCAAAGAGAACGTCAAGATTGAAGCCGAAAACCAGACACTTGCAACCATCACCTTGCAGAATTATTTCCGTATGTACGCGAAACTCGCAGGCATGACCGGTACAGCCGAAACCGAAGCATCGGAATTTGCCAACATCTATAAACTCGATGTCGCGGTCATTCCAACCAACCGCGAAAATCAACGCAAGGATTTTTCGGATGTCATCTATCGCACGGAGCGCGAAAAATGGAATGCCGCTGCCGAAGAGATCAAACAACTTCATGAAAAAGGCCAGCCGGTGCTCGTCGGTACAGTCTCCGTTGAAAATTCTGAAGTGCTTTCCGATAAGCTCAAAAAAATGCGCGTTCCGCATAATGTATTAAACGCCAAACCCGAACACGCGGGGCGCGAAGCCGACATCGTCGCGCAAGCCGGGCGCAAAGGACAGGTCACAATTGCCACCAACATGGCGGGTCGCGGTACGGATATTCTGCTTGGCGGCAATCCCGAATTCCTGGCTAAACAGTTTTTGAAAGAGAAAGAAATCAATCCCGAAGAAGCCACCGAAGGACAGATGAACGCCGCGCTTGAACGCGCCAAGGACATTACCGAAACCGAACATCAGGAGGTCATTCAACTCGGCGGGCTTCACATACTCGGCACCGAACGCCACGAATCGCGCCGCATTGATAATCAGCTTCGCGGTCGTTCAGGGCGTCAGGGCGACCCCGGTTCGTCGCGTTTCTATCTGTCACTTGAAGATGATTTGATGCGCATCTTCGGCGGCGAACGCATCAAAGGCATTATGCTCCGACTCGGTATGGATGAAGGCGTGCCGATTGAATCGGGGCTGGTCAGCAAACGCATCGAAGCCGCACAAAAGAGCGTCGAAGGACACAACTTCTCGATTCGTAAACATCTGCTTGAATATGACGACGTGATGAATAAACAGCGTGAAGCGATTTACGCGATGCGTCGTCAATTGTTGATGGGCTTTGAAGGCGAAACTATCGAAGAGCGCAATGACAATCAGCGTGAGCACGTTCTGGAAACCGCTCATGAGTTATTCGATGATATGATTGACGAGTACCTGTCGAAAGATATGCGCCCGGATGAATGGGATTTTACGGGACTCAAAGACCAACTGCGCGCCACTTTTGGTTATGATGCGGACAGCGAAGGTTGGCATCTCGAAAACATGGGCATCGAAGAGGTGCGGCAAAAACTCTGGCCTGAAATCGAGAAGAAGTACGGCGAGAAAGAGGTGCAACTGGGAGCCGAGGCGCTGCGCAGTCTTGAACGTTACATCATGCTCAACATCGTTGATGCGCAGTGGAAAGATCATTTGCTGGCGCTCGACCATTTGAAAGAAGGCATAGGGCTTCGCGGTTACGGGCAAAAAGACCCGCTGGTTGAATACAAACGCGATTCGTTTGCCCTCTTCCAGGATATGCTCTATCGCATCAACAACGAATCGGTGCGTTATCTGTTCAACTTTCAGGTGCAGGTGACAGAATCGGTCGAGCAACAACTGCTTGAACGGCGGCGGCGTCAACGTCGCGGACGCGTCGCTTTCACGAAAGCCAACGAATCGGCGTTTGCAGCGGGTGAAGAGGAAGAAGCAAAACCGTTTCGCAATAAAGAGCCGCGCGTCGGGCGCAACGAACCTTGCCCATGCGGTTCGGGCAAGAAGTACAAAAAATGCCACGGCGCTGAATAA
- the pilM gene encoding type IV pilus assembly protein PilM: MLEGLFGNKQKGVVGLDIGSTALKAIELRPARGGYELMHISHQNLQSDTIVDGHIIDLNHVSDTINRVWMEQGIKTNQVATALSGHAVIVKKITMPAMPDEELYEQIHWEAEQYIPFDINDVNLYHEVMGRDSTGQSMDVLLVACKRDKIAQFTQVISQAGKQPVIVDVDAFALQNAYEVNYNPPPNLTVALLDIGASVMTINVVRGTTSIFTRDISAGGNQYTDLLQKEFNMTFEQAEALKRGMAFGMEHSVEDAMPAIDSVTEMLALEISRTLDFFRATAVDSPNIDRMLIAGGSSKVMNLVNYLSEKFQMPVERFDAFRSIRFDHKRFDEEYMRELSPNMAVAVGLAVRVAEVAR; the protein is encoded by the coding sequence ATGTTAGAAGGTTTGTTCGGAAATAAACAAAAAGGCGTAGTCGGATTAGATATCGGTTCCACCGCGCTCAAAGCCATTGAACTCAGACCTGCACGCGGCGGTTATGAACTCATGCATATCTCACATCAGAATCTGCAATCGGATACCATCGTTGACGGACACATCATTGACCTCAATCACGTAAGCGACACCATCAACCGCGTATGGATGGAACAAGGCATTAAAACCAATCAGGTCGCCACCGCTCTTTCAGGACACGCAGTCATCGTTAAAAAAATTACTATGCCGGCAATGCCCGATGAAGAACTCTATGAACAGATTCATTGGGAAGCCGAGCAATATATTCCATTCGATATTAATGACGTCAATCTCTACCACGAAGTGATGGGGCGCGACAGCACCGGGCAAAGCATGGATGTGTTACTGGTTGCCTGCAAACGCGACAAGATTGCCCAATTTACGCAGGTCATTTCGCAGGCGGGCAAACAACCGGTCATCGTTGATGTTGACGCCTTCGCATTGCAGAACGCTTATGAAGTCAACTACAACCCGCCGCCCAATCTCACGGTCGCGCTTCTGGACATCGGCGCATCGGTGATGACTATCAATGTGGTGCGTGGCACGACCTCGATTTTCACCCGCGACATCTCGGCGGGCGGCAATCAATATACCGACCTGTTGCAAAAAGAGTTCAACATGACCTTTGAACAAGCCGAGGCGCTCAAACGCGGCATGGCTTTTGGAATGGAACACTCGGTTGAAGACGCCATGCCGGCGATTGATTCGGTGACCGAAATGCTCGCTTTGGAAATTTCCCGCACCCTGGATTTCTTCCGCGCCACCGCAGTCGATTCGCCCAACATTGACCGGATGCTGATTGCCGGCGGTTCATCGAAAGTGATGAATCTGGTGAACTACCTTTCGGAAAAATTCCAGATGCCCGTCGAACGCTTTGATGCGTTTCGTTCCATCCGGTTCGACCACAAGAGATTTGATGAAGAGTATATGCGCGAACTTTCACCGAATATGGCAGTCGCTGTCGGTTTGGCAGTTCGTGTTGCGGAGGTGGCAAGATGA
- a CDS encoding PilN domain-containing protein, with translation MIRVNLLEGTAEQRVTIQKTRVAAKHGQQIFMLISALVIALLAIGIDHLWTTRAHADVKAEFDREQEQAKQLEADINRKNELENELKQLEERIKLIKQLRAEQKGPVAMLSAINERMPGGNADFKLTTITQKGNRLQIIGTSMNEQVVADFARQLEFSNGLFTNVIPVIEGTEVKIEEADKKEGDDKDTARVFKFTINCDYNKPRAEGEEKKAETK, from the coding sequence ATGATTAGAGTAAACCTGCTCGAAGGCACAGCCGAACAACGTGTAACCATTCAAAAGACCAGAGTCGCAGCCAAACACGGTCAGCAGATTTTCATGCTCATCAGCGCCCTGGTCATCGCTTTGCTTGCCATCGGCATTGACCACCTGTGGACAACCCGCGCGCACGCCGATGTCAAAGCCGAATTTGACCGCGAACAAGAGCAAGCCAAACAACTCGAAGCCGACATCAATCGCAAGAATGAGCTTGAGAATGAATTGAAGCAGTTGGAAGAGCGCATCAAGTTGATTAAACAACTGCGCGCCGAACAAAAAGGTCCGGTCGCCATGCTTTCGGCAATCAACGAACGAATGCCGGGCGGCAATGCCGATTTCAAACTGACGACGATTACCCAAAAAGGCAATCGATTGCAAATCATCGGCACTTCGATGAATGAACAGGTGGTCGCCGATTTTGCGCGACAGTTGGAATTCTCGAACGGACTGTTTACCAACGTTATTCCGGTGATTGAAGGGACGGAAGTCAAGATTGAAGAGGCTGACAAGAAAGAGGGCGATGATAAAGATACTGCCCGGGTGTTCAAATTCACCATCAACTGTGACTACAACAAACCTCGCGCCGAAGGCGAAGAGAAGAAGGCAGAGACTAAATAG
- the pilO gene encoding type 4a pilus biogenesis protein PilO, which yields MAAAVATITKSEEGGNFFTRLAWYYQMLILLALVALLVYAADTMLYSDTRAETLKIEQQVQTLKAKNAQASIIRQNLAAAEETLRQKQAEMDSLRDLLPDQVEITKVFDSIKDLMKSRKLELRRFAPLSVTPSEIYTAQPIQVEVTGSYDNVGLFLSDLGFYKRIVSVADVDIKQAEDTAQVAGRSINTSFVVVAYYISPENLNKLTSKGGTPPAGAAAPQPGQPTPPPANQPK from the coding sequence ATGGCAGCAGCAGTAGCAACCATTACAAAATCGGAAGAGGGTGGCAACTTTTTTACACGCCTGGCGTGGTATTACCAGATGTTGATTTTGCTCGCCCTGGTCGCGCTTTTGGTCTATGCCGCAGACACCATGCTCTACAGCGATACCCGCGCAGAGACCCTAAAGATTGAACAACAGGTGCAAACTTTGAAGGCGAAAAATGCCCAAGCCAGCATCATCCGGCAAAACCTGGCAGCCGCCGAAGAGACCCTGCGTCAGAAACAGGCGGAAATGGACAGCCTGCGCGATTTGCTGCCTGACCAGGTGGAAATCACCAAGGTTTTCGACAGCATCAAGGATTTAATGAAATCGCGTAAACTCGAACTCCGAAGATTCGCGCCGTTGTCGGTGACGCCATCGGAAATTTATACCGCGCAACCCATCCAAGTTGAAGTCACCGGATCATACGATAACGTTGGCTTGTTCCTTTCCGACCTGGGATTTTATAAACGCATTGTCAGCGTTGCCGATGTCGATATCAAACAGGCAGAAGACACCGCGCAAGTTGCGGGTCGTTCCATCAATACGTCATTTGTTGTGGTGGCATATTACATATCGCCTGAAAATCTCAACAAGTTGACCAGCAAAGGCGGCACGCCGCCAGCGGGCGCTGCGGCTCCGCAACCCGGACAGCCGACGCCTCCGCCAGCCAATCAACCGAAATAA